The sequence AAGCCACATCAAGGGTTATTACGTGCTAGAAAAACAGAGTAATAGCTCAAGTTTGCAATGATCAGAACAGAGCCATTGGTTTTGGAAGAGCCATTGCCTTAAGCAGTGACTTAAGGCACTGGGTCTGTCAGGGTGTCAGAACTCTGTAAATTTATCTAAGATGAAGCACTGTGTAAAGTCAGTTGGACAAAAGTTATTAATTTGTTGAATTCAGAAACAGGAAGGGAAGACAATTAAACAGTACAGAAACAGCATGACGTTTTCTTGGACTATTACTGGGTATTACCAGATTTTTCCATTTAATTGTGATTGTGAAGGATTTAACACATGTGCATCATACAGAAAATTTAACCTGGATTTCTAGAATACTTTAAAATACTGTACCATCTCTTAACGCCCAAAAATGTATAAACACATTCTGTTATTTAGACAGCTCAAATACACTTTTTGCAAAAAACAGTTCTCAAATTTCTTAGTGCGGCAAAATTTGTTGATTTTTAGATAGAATACTTGAAGTCTATGAAATGTTACTGGTTTCCAGCTCATGATCTCAATAGAACTTTCTCACAGGTGTCTTTAAGCAAGTTGCTCAACCATAAACATGCAATCATAATAATGAATGCAGACTTCAGTGTTAATCCAATCTGCATGACACCGTGGGATGGGAGATACAAGGGAGTTGGTTTCAACATGCTGATCTTGCTGAGGAAGATTAGAGAAGTGCAGAGGTGACAGGAGAAATCTTCACAGAGGGACTGTGAATGCAGAAGGGCTCAGAAGGATggagcagccactgctgctgtgtgTTCAGATGTGCACAGAAATACCTCCTGCACTTGAGGGGACACTGGTTGGATTACAGGACCATGGaatcagagtggtttgggtttgtAGGGACCTTTAAAGGTATCTAGTTCAACCACTCTGACATGGGCAAGGACATCTGCCCCTAGATCAGGTTGCttaaagctccatccaacctgcctTTGAGCACTTGCCCttatggggcatccacagcttcttggGAAGCATATTCCAATGCCTCACCACACTCAAAGTAAAGAATTTATTCTTTATATTCAGTCTAAATGAACCTCTTTCATTTTAAAACTATTGTCCCTTGTCACTAcaggcccttgtaaaaagtctgtTTCTGTCTTGTTCTTTATGTTTTGTTCCTGGGATGCAGGTCATGGTATGGGGAGATAGCTTGGTCTCTTGGGGAGCTAACAGGACAGAGCTCTTTAAAGTCAAAGAGCATGAAGGGCTACTTAGTGAAAAATTCCCAATCAGTAGCAGACTAAAATCCTAACTCCGGGAGTTTTTTCTCTAATAAAAATGTCATTTGAATTTGGGATTATTTTTATGTTCATTGTACTTTTTAATGACCATCATGGAGCTTCAATTTGATTTCTCCACCCCTGGATTCAGTCAATGTTAAGGTAAAAAATGAATATAGCCCTGGTATTTTAGTGATGCTCTCTGGCTTTCCCAACATACAGACTGTTCCACATGGGCACCCTGCTTGGCTGGGGGGACATAGAATAAACTGTTTGTTTGGTCCAGCATTTCTGACCTGTGTGACTTTTCAGATGTACCTACTTGGTACATCAATTAGTGGTCTTAGTCTTCCATTTAAGCTTGAAAGCACAGAAATGCACCttctggttgtttttgtattcacTCCACCAATGCCCACACAATGCTGATTCCTGTCAAAAATTTTACTCGTTTCAAAAAGATCCCTACGGTTTAATTTGATGATTTTGCACAGATTCATAAAAGCAGCATGTGGTAGACTACACAGTACAGGCTCTGTACACTGTGCTTCAGCCTGATGTGTAGCTCCCTCTCTGAAAGAAAACCTGGTATTATTTTATTCTCTGTAAGTTATACACGAACATGTTACCTGACACTGCTTGTGGGAACTGGTTGTTACTACATTTTCTCTTCACTGGTTAAAAGGAGTGGAATGGATTCAGTAATCCTTGTTCCAAGGACAAAGACTGATGTTTTCTCTGAAGTCATGAGAGTTTATGCTGGCTTGGAAACAAAACCTGTATTTGACAGAATTGTTCCAACCATTATTTTGACATCAGGAAGAGGGGGAAAGAGATATTAAAACTGATTATAATATAATTTTACATTAAATAGAATAAAAAAAGGAGAGCATATTGACACTCTTAAATGTTTCTATGATGAACTTTCTTCTTCCCTAAGTTGAAATAACCTCCTAATAAGGTCTAACCTAGCATTATATTTTAAAACTATAAGGTAGTATAAGAAGTATCAACATGTTTTTTTTTATTGAACTTCCCTCAATATATTTCTTACTTTGCAGGTGTGGCAGTACACTGACAAATGCAAGGAGTGGGTTTTCATACCAAGTGAAAAAATGGTGCTCAACCTTATCACTGTTGATGGGGATGACTGTGAGGAATCCAGATATCTGTCAGAAAGGAAAAGTCCCCATTATAACACTGCTTACAATGACACTGAAGGGAGGGATTTGCCTTCTGAACAGGTGCTGAAAGCAAAATATTTGCTTGATTTTTCATGTGAAGAGATTTCACTCAAAGAGGATGCTTTAGTGGAAGGGAACCAAACTGGAAACTGGGCATCTCATGGCCGGTCTGGAACACAGAATACTTGGAGAGATAAAAATGCAGAGGTTGTGGAGTATGAGCATGATGTAAGGACTGAAGATTTCGGTCCTGGTCAGAAACTAGAAGGGATATTTTCTGCCCCTGGGGGGCTACAGGGTGAGCCACAGGTTGCTTTGGGGGACTTGGTTGATATGGGAACAGGACAGCCCTATTCCCCCCAGCTAGAGATACGGGTGGCACACCTTTGTTTGGGACAGAAAACAGAGGAACTTGATTTGAAGGTGGTTGATGCAGCAGATGAATTGCCAAGTGAGACCCATATCAACTTCATGGACCTGGATACTGAGAAGTCTGGGCAGGCATCCTATCATCATCTGGAAAAAACCACACAGGGcctcacagagaaagaaggtATGCAGACCATATTGGTTGATTGGGATCCTGACAGTGGAAGACTGTATATTCCTACTTTGTCCAGTGTTGAAAATCAGATGTGTGAAGGACTATTCAAGTATGATGATCCCGACAAAGATGGAATTTTGCTCAGACTCTATAACAAAGGGGTATCTGGTGAATCACCTGAGGACCAAGAAATGTATCTCCTGCAGTTCAAGGAACAGTGGGGACTTCATGTAGAAATGGAAgactgaaagtaattttccaagaTATTCAAAAGTGAAACATCTTGTTTATTTTGCTAAAGAGAGTGGTAGACTCAGGGGAACAGGCATGTCTTAATGTTTTGAAGTTTTTGGAACCATCACAGTTTAACAATTTATTCATTAAATGTTATTTATAACAGTCTCCAGATGTGATATAAATGATTATGACATTAATCATAAACCTCTTGTGTAAAATATGATTGTTGTGAGGTTATACTCTttttttataataaataaaaagaagaaatattttaaaataaatatttttacagaGAATGTTCCCACCTTACAATTCCTGTGAAAACGAATTACCGGCACTTGAAAGCAGttacttttgggggaaaattacaaccaaacaaacaaaaaaagggaaaatatgtaGGGCAAAGGGGTTCAGTGAAATGCCTGTAATCATGCTGGCTGGACCATGTCTCACCCAGCCTTAGGCACAGGCAGCTGAGCACCCGTCTGGCTCGTGCCCTGCAAGTGTCTGCTCCTCTGCGTGGCAGGAGCAGCTCGGGTGTCGGCGATGGAGAGAGACGAGGAGACTGACTTGGTGATCAGAATCTGATTTTATTGTGGGTCACAAACACTTATATACTATTGCAGGGAGACTAGTAATGTGTACTGCAATGATTAGGTTAAAATCACATAAACAAACTTATGCATATAACagcatctcttgcttgcagagtttaatgggattttcttttcctggtaaACACGTTTGATTTAATCTTCTTGCAATCcaggtctaattttcaaagttctatttgcttttgccaaggcatcctgttatcaaatctcttatgttaaccaggtccaaagtccatcatctgtcttgtgtccCCCAACATTCCAACACTTGGAGGGAGAGgtctgccccagacacaccattGCTTCAGCCTCTCCACACTGCTGGGCCACACCAACTGAGTGCTCCTGAGGGCTTCCTTTTATTGCCTGCTGTCCTCATCAGCACTCCTGATGAGAGTTCACTTTTTCTTCATGTCATGTATTTAGGATAGCAAAATTACAGGGCTATCTAGAAATTACCTACTAGGGCAGTTGgcattttccttttcaaaactTGCCACTTGTTCActtactgaatttttttttccctcccagtaCACCAAAAGACCTCATGGtaattatttgtttgttttttaacaggataagcaaaaagcaaaaatattATGTACACTTCCAAACTAGTAC comes from Melospiza melodia melodia isolate bMelMel2 chromosome 3, bMelMel2.pri, whole genome shotgun sequence and encodes:
- the IL20RA gene encoding interleukin-20 receptor subunit alpha — translated: MKNVLHWSAPEGTGDGVFYKVKYAVYGVGKWIRKPECKNINRTWCDLSNETSDYEEQYYASVKAFLNGACSDWMETTRFNPLTDTKIDPPMVSVSSTDRSISIVLTAPEKWKRSPEEESISLLQVYPGLQYNVSVLNKKTKKRWFFSISNNTLVVPWLEPGTAYCVSAQIHVPTPVLDSGYSKEHCITTLKDKTEDETITIAFGYVMPTMLALLFTSVACYWVHKYIHIHKQKHPTNLVWQYTDKCKEWVFIPSEKMVLNLITVDGDDCEESRYLSERKSPHYNTAYNDTEGRDLPSEQVLKAKYLLDFSCEEISLKEDALVEGNQTGNWASHGRSGTQNTWRDKNAEVVEYEHDVRTEDFGPGQKLEGIFSAPGGLQGEPQVALGDLVDMGTGQPYSPQLEIRVAHLCLGQKTEELDLKVVDAADELPSETHINFMDLDTEKSGQASYHHLEKTTQGLTEKEGMQTILVDWDPDSGRLYIPTLSSVENQMCEGLFKYDDPDKDGILLRLYNKGVSGESPEDQEMYLLQFKEQWGLHVEMED